Below is a window of Cytophagaceae bacterium DNA.
TATTTCCAGTTTCCAAAAAATCTATCAAACTTAGATTCAATAAATTCCAATATTTCAGTTAGAAACACTTCCAATTTTTACCAAAAAAATCATAAACAGATGCAACTTCGAAGTATTTGGTGGAGACTCTTTTATGATGATTCTTCCTACTCATGATACCAGGCAAAATTGCTTAACTTTTCTGCTCAATAGGTACGTATTGCTTCATAGACAAATATAGGCAAGTTAAATTTAATAAGAATAGCACAAACTGCAGAGAAAATGGCTTTAATAACCTTTTTTCAGAGAGCCAATACCATTTCAAACCGAAAAAACATTTAGGACTGTCGGGAAGCATCTAAAAATGTAAAGGAAAATATAAAATTTCAGAAATAACTTTCATACTTTTAATAAATCGAATAAAGATTTAATTTTTAGATAAACCAAGGTACCTCCCCCTGAAAACCTAAAACTATTTTCAAAATGAATATTCCTTTAAATTTCCTTTTAAAAACATCATTTTTTACAACATTTCTATTTTTAAGTTTTGTCGGAAAAAGCCAAAACAGAGATGACATAAATAATCGGGATATTTTGTATCTTACATCTGGCGGAAAGCTAAACCCGCTTCAGGCCATCATGGATATCAGGCATTATACCATTGAATTGGAAGTGGATATTGCCAGGCAATCTATTGCCGGTTTTACTGAGGTGAGTTTAAATCTTTCACAAAAAACCGACACATTAATGCTTGATTTGATTCATTTATATAAAGTTACCGCCATTAAAGTGAATGGCAAAATGGCCTCTTACATACAAAAAGACGATAAAATATTTATTACTTCTTCTTTTGGATTTGAAAAAGGAAATCAGAAAGTTAAAATCCAATACAATGGCATCCCCCCGGTAGCCATCAGACCACCTTGGGATGGGGGTTTTACATGGACAAAAGATGTGGCAGGAAACGATTGGGTAGCAATAAATATTCAAGGTGAAGGCGGAAAAATGTATTTCCCCTGCAAAGACCACCCTTCTGACGAACCCAATGAGGGCGTTGATATGAAAATCACCGTTCCTTCAAATTTAGTTGTAGCCGGTCCAGGTTTATTGATAAACGTAAACACCAAAAAAAACAAATCAACATATTATTGGAAGACGAACTACACCATAAGTAACTATTGTATTTTGTTTAATATCGGTAAATACAAAGTGGCCAGGGACACCTATACCACCATAGCGGGAAATATAGTGCCCATTGAGTATTATGTATTAGAGGCCGATACCGCTCAAGCCAAAAAGGTGATTGAATTGAAAAAGCGGGATAGCAAAATCATGGAAAAGTACTTTGGTGAGTATCCTTGGGTCAAGGAAAAAATCGGAATTGCTGAAGTGCCAAATCCAGGAATGGAGCACCAAACTATGATAACTTTCGACAACAAATTTAAATACAAAACCATCAACGGGCAGGAATATTCTGATAACCTTTTTCATGAGTACGCACATGAATGGTGGGCCAATAAGGTGACCAACAAAGATTGGGCACACATGTGGATACAGGAAGGAATTGCCACCTACGCGGAAGCATTGGCGATGTTAGAAATTGGTGGCGAAAAGGCCTATAATACCATGATAGACGGTCACAGAAGGGGCGTCAGAAATAGAAAAGCGATGGTTTTGGGGGAAGAAGTAACAGAAGAAGAAGTGTATTCCGGGGGAGATATTTATGTAAAAGGCTCTTTTTTTATGCATAGTTTAAGGTATTTAATAGGCGATGAGATTTTCTTTCCTACAATTAAGAAATTAGCCACCGACCCAAAATTCACTTATGACAATGTCGTAACTTCCGATGATGTTGAAAGGCTTTTTAGCTCTGCTGCCGGAAAAAACCTGAAACCGTTTTTTGATTTTTATTTGAGAACTACTGATGTTTTGGATATAGATGTGAAAGAAATTGGCTTTCAAAAATACCGGATCAAGCTTAATAATTTCTTTATGCCTTTGCCATTTGACATTATATCAAACGGCAAATCAGAGAAAGTGATAATCCCTGCTGAAGGAATTACAGTGACCAGCGATTTCGCCCCCCAAGTGGACCCCAAAGGCAATTATCTCAAAAAAATAACGATACATTGATGCCAAACTTAAAGAACATTTTAATAGCCATAAGTCTGCTTATATTGCCTAAAATCGTTTTAGCAGATGATTATCCTGTCAATAAAAACATTGACATCAAACATTATGAATTTCATCTTACATTGTCGGATGATACAGATGAAATCCTGGGAAATGCTAAAGTTAGCATTTTGTTTAAAAAGGCTGGAATACAGTCATTTAGGTTAGATTTTATAAATAAAACAGCAGAAAGACAAGGTAAAGGAATGCAGATTGACTCCATAAAAGCTGGGAACATTCCGGTTCTCTTTTCCCATCAAAACGATGAAATTATCATCAATTTGCCAAGCCCTTCTGTTGACAACAATGAATTGGTATTTAGCATAAAATATCACGGAATACCATTTGATGGACTAAAAATAGGCCCCACAAGAAATGGGGATAGAAGCTTTTTTTGTGAAAACTGGCCCAATAAAGCACGCCATTGGTTGCCAACCTATGACCACCCGTCAGACAAAGCTACCTCTGAGTTTATAGTGAAAGCACCTTCCCATTATAAAGTAATTTCGAATGGCTTGTTAATGGAAGAATCTGACTTGGGAAATAATACAAAATTGACCCATTGGAAACAATCAGTACCGGTTTCATGCTGGTTGACCGTACTTGGAGTTGCCGATTTTGCTGTAAAATATGTCGACAGATTTGAAGGAAAAACTATCGAAACCTGGGTGTATTCCAAAGATAGACAAGCCGGATTTTATGATTTTGACGAACCTACCAAAAAAGTATTAGAGCTTTTCAGCAGCTATGTGGGGCCATTTGCCTATGAAAAACTAGCTAATATTCAATCCGTTAACTCTGGCGGTGGCATGGAAACTTCATCTGCCATATTTTATTCGGATAAATTAATTAATGGCAAAAGAGACGTAAGATTAAGAAATGTGGTCATACACGAATTAGCCCATCAATGGTTTGGCAATTGTGTTACTGAAACTACATGGGACGACGCCTGGCTGAGTGAAGGCTTCGCTACTTTTTTTACGATGCTATTTATAGAAAAGGAATATGGAAAGGAAGAATTTGACAAGGAAGTCATGAAATCAAAAGAATCAGTTTTTAAAATGGCCAAAAAAATGCCGGATTTTAGTATTGTGAGTCCGCGTACTGCAGAAAAAGAAGACGTAACTTCTGGTTTAACCTATCAAAAAGGTGCCTGGATACTGCACATGCTCAGAGATATGATCGGCGAAAACAATTTCAAAAAAGGCATTCAATCTTATTATGCTAAGTTTTTCAATGGAAGTGCCACAACTGATGATTTCAGAATAGAGATGGAAAAAGCCTCTGGAAAAGATTTGAAATTGTTTTTTAAACAATGGTTGTATCAACCCATTAATCCCTCTTTAAATGGCACATGGGATTTTGACGAAAAGAGTAAAAAATTAACTATACAATTATTTCAAATTCAAGATTTTACATTTAATTTACCAATAGAAATAGCCTATTACACCAAGGGTAATCCCAAGCCCAATATTTTGAAAATGAATCTGACCAAAAAACAGCAAATACAAACTTTCAATTTGAATGCAATTCCGGAAATAGTGGAATTTGACCCGAGAAATGTTTTGTTGAGCGAAAATGTTTTTGTGAGGAAATAGGATTAAGAAACATTTTCGGCTGTTCTTAGTCTCAGTCTGGACTCTGAATGTATAGAAAATGCTTTTGTCCTCATGTTATTTGTTTAAAACTTTATAATGAAGAATCAAGGACTATTCCTTAATTTCATGATT
It encodes the following:
- a CDS encoding M1 family metallopeptidase — its product is MNIPLNFLLKTSFFTTFLFLSFVGKSQNRDDINNRDILYLTSGGKLNPLQAIMDIRHYTIELEVDIARQSIAGFTEVSLNLSQKTDTLMLDLIHLYKVTAIKVNGKMASYIQKDDKIFITSSFGFEKGNQKVKIQYNGIPPVAIRPPWDGGFTWTKDVAGNDWVAINIQGEGGKMYFPCKDHPSDEPNEGVDMKITVPSNLVVAGPGLLINVNTKKNKSTYYWKTNYTISNYCILFNIGKYKVARDTYTTIAGNIVPIEYYVLEADTAQAKKVIELKKRDSKIMEKYFGEYPWVKEKIGIAEVPNPGMEHQTMITFDNKFKYKTINGQEYSDNLFHEYAHEWWANKVTNKDWAHMWIQEGIATYAEALAMLEIGGEKAYNTMIDGHRRGVRNRKAMVLGEEVTEEEVYSGGDIYVKGSFFMHSLRYLIGDEIFFPTIKKLATDPKFTYDNVVTSDDVERLFSSAAGKNLKPFFDFYLRTTDVLDIDVKEIGFQKYRIKLNNFFMPLPFDIISNGKSEKVIIPAEGITVTSDFAPQVDPKGNYLKKITIH
- a CDS encoding M1 family peptidase, whose protein sequence is MPNLKNILIAISLLILPKIVLADDYPVNKNIDIKHYEFHLTLSDDTDEILGNAKVSILFKKAGIQSFRLDFINKTAERQGKGMQIDSIKAGNIPVLFSHQNDEIIINLPSPSVDNNELVFSIKYHGIPFDGLKIGPTRNGDRSFFCENWPNKARHWLPTYDHPSDKATSEFIVKAPSHYKVISNGLLMEESDLGNNTKLTHWKQSVPVSCWLTVLGVADFAVKYVDRFEGKTIETWVYSKDRQAGFYDFDEPTKKVLELFSSYVGPFAYEKLANIQSVNSGGGMETSSAIFYSDKLINGKRDVRLRNVVIHELAHQWFGNCVTETTWDDAWLSEGFATFFTMLFIEKEYGKEEFDKEVMKSKESVFKMAKKMPDFSIVSPRTAEKEDVTSGLTYQKGAWILHMLRDMIGENNFKKGIQSYYAKFFNGSATTDDFRIEMEKASGKDLKLFFKQWLYQPINPSLNGTWDFDEKSKKLTIQLFQIQDFTFNLPIEIAYYTKGNPKPNILKMNLTKKQQIQTFNLNAIPEIVEFDPRNVLLSENVFVRK